Sequence from the Zeugodacus cucurbitae isolate PBARC_wt_2022May chromosome 2, idZeuCucr1.2, whole genome shotgun sequence genome:
GAATTGCTGAATTCGCTGCAGGATCCCACTGTTGTGGTGTTAGCTGATTGGCTTAAGGTAAATAaggaacacacacatacatttgtatatacatagacGACTATTAATTGTTGCACATGCTGTTTATAACAGTAATACTATTACTATCCCTCTCAATCGATATGCACCAGGTGTACTGTTaggataaattatatatgtttgttgtagttgttgtttgcaAAACAACTGTCAACAGTGTTATAAGTGTAGGTATAGTAACTAATAGACATAAGTATATTCAAATGGGCGGAAGCGAAAttaactacatatacatatatatggcctCTTTCTTATatgaattttatcaatatatatttaatatactcaCACTCATATCGCGTACAAGGCTAATCACAATGTTACACAAAAATTATCAccgattatttattttcgaaattgttgcaacatttctctttttttatcgCAAAGCATTGTCAGTCGCTATGTACATAGCAGTGATAAGAATGGTGAGCCACCGTGGCAATTGCGTCACTTAATTAAGTTACCGCCAAAAGTATACTCGTAAATATGTAATTGCCGGCAGTCTGACAGCAAGTATTACATTACATATActcgtgcatatgtatgtatgtacgtgcttGTATGATGGTTTCTAGTAAGCTTAATAATCCCATTTAAGTGACTTTTTTGGGTGACTGATAGTGGTGACGCCATATATAGAATTACACTTCCTTATATACTGTGGAATACATCATCAATCTAAACTGTCTGTATAgtatatattcgtatatatgaCTAATGTAAATTACCTGTACAAAGCAAGTTAGTCGAggaatttttgtgcatttttgacactaaccaaaaacattagaaacactaaattttatggGAAAGTCGATAGAGGAGAACTGCAGTCAACCCCCAGTTTTTGATCAAAAACAAtatccacgcctacttcccatataaaacaatattgcatatataaattaatcacTTATGAAGGTTAGGTTGGTCTTGGTTGGTTGGACCacttatggtcctttgcgataccggATGGAGTGCCTTCACGTATTCCCTAAGTAGTAGTCACGTGAATTTTAAGAGATTATGGGGCCTCACTGAAGATATCTCCACCAACTTATCGTattgtggggcccctaagtacctgaaacgtttccttggtgccccgctctttacactttctgcattcctcccgatatgacagccccatcttatagacatgtgccgctactaggctgtgaccaGTAAGAATGTCAGCCCTTCCTATCAAACgccagtaggaaccttgtatatttttgatctaccgcttcGCACATAGCCTTTGCAGTTTTTCACCCCGTTAGTTCCTTCCAGCGAGATTTGAGTTTTCTTGCCATGCACCTTTCTATGTCCTATTCCTtaattgctgcttgactgtcaGAGTAGAcgttaattttagagtattgggCTTGTGTGTTGGAGGCTAGCTCTCAATAGCgaagacctctgcttgaaatatactctAAGATATCAGaatgaaactttgtacaaatacaacATTGGAGGTAGCATcggtaatttaaaaatttccaaatctcCATGTGACTTTTCAAGacctcagatatcgaacatgaatacCTTTGGataatttttaagcaaaaatatcggtaaatctcacaATTATTTgatagaaattcagagggaatatttttcttctattaaTGAGCCTCTGTACAAAAATTGGGTGATATCTGTTCgttacttcccctagctcccatatacctaatggtaggtctttcaaaaatatagtgggctttataccttattaatcgattaatatgtgcaatatcttagccaaattaagtgagcgtatggtCTTGGATCTTGGTGGTCAAAATTAGTGAAGTCGGTTCAGGAATCACCTCAGCCCTCatctactatatatgatgattttcgttatcctagtggactttatgccaaatatatcatgttatattaataatattacatcaattgccagagtataaaatgttcggttactctCGAACTTTGACTTGTTTTCAAGTTATAATCATGATTCATGAGTTAGACTTACTTATTCCAAAAATAGATTTCAAATTTATtctgttaattaaaaataattttcattactaTTAAATTAGTCTGTCCCTTAATTTAAAAGGTTAAACATAACTTGTATGTTTGATAAAAGCAAGTCCATACCAGCGTAGacacatttttataacaaacaagcccataaaatacaaattacttaATTGTTTTACTAGTTACTAATGAGTAAAAGGTTAAACACTAATTTCTTGATGATGTCGTAGAGTCTACCGTGCActatgtatacaaaattttactggAAAGCagtaaattactaaaatttgcacctacaaataaaaatatatataatataatatgtacaaaGTACAAGGTCCCCTAGAAGCCTCCATAATATAATTAACACTCATTCAAAGTATtgacattttgaaatattatcattaatttattttaattaatatattaactgAGACATTCTTCACTACTAATTAATAGGTACGTGGCACATTGAAGTCATGGACGAAGCTATGGTGTGTGCTAAAGCCCGGCATGATGTTGCTCTACAAGAGTCCCAAGCTGAAGAGCAGCCATTGGGTGGGCACCATTATGCTGACCTCATGTCAGGTCATCGAGCGGCCGAGTAAGAAAGACGGTTTCTGCTTTAAGCTATTCCATCCGCTGGAGCAATCGATATGGGCGCCACGTGGACCAGACAAGGAGACAATAGGTCTGATTAATAATTctatctttaataaaaaaagtttaatggaattatcttattatttattaatattagtaaACTATTTTTAACGGCTTTTAATATGAGAGAAACAAATGTtacataaagtaaaatttaacaaatttttattaaaatttacaggCGCAGTCGTTCAACCCTTACCAACCGCTTACCTGATATTTCGCGCACCCAGTCAGGCGGCTGGTAAATGTTGGATGGATGCACTGGAGCTCTCCTTGCGCTGTTCAGCATTGCTCTTGCGTTCCAACAGCAGTTTGGGCGCCGTACAGGGCACCAGTGCCACCGACAATGCGCAGATATCGCACGAAACCCAATGGTCGGAGGCGGATTACGAAAAGCATTTCAACGAACATGGTGAGTGTAGTCTGTAAATGTCAAGACTTGAAAGGAATGTGCAACAGATTTCGTCTACTTgattcttataaaaataatttacaccTTCCCAACCTCACTTTCCTCTTCAATAAGTgggaatgaaataaatttcgtaTATTTTAAGGTTAAGTACGATTGACCTgctgttttgaatatttttgaggttatgaagATATCTAAAATACTACTTTTTATAGCTTTggtttactaaaaataatttgtatttagaaGACTTtgagaaatattaataatacaatacGAAAAGCCTCTGAAatgtttcatttcaaaattcattttgttgcacattctattttaaaaaataatctaaaaattcggcaaaatttctaaaaaaaattctcacAAGATATAAAACCTGAGCGCTTCTCACCGAGCGGTAACCTACCGAAGCAATACGCTCAGTATCTTATGGTGCCTGAATTGAGCAAATCGCACGGTAGTTCGGACACAAGCTTGACCTCTCGTGCCCAGACACCAATTTTACAGCAACTGTACATGACGATGACGCATTGGGAGCGTGTTTTTGCCAATTCGGCGGAGAAGAATTTACGCAAACTACGTAAAGCCAAACATTTGGGCAAACGTGATTCATTCGAGGGCATGAGTTCAATGGGTGATCTCAGTGATGTTTCAAGCGTTGACTTCACCTCTATGCTGGAGACACACCAATCGTTGAAATTGAAGACACGTCGTCAAAAACAGTTTATGAAATCGGCTTCATTAGGTCCCATGTCCCATGAGACGTCCTCATCGGGTGATTCGGTTGATGAAACTGCAGAGTTGCAGGCAAGAACGTGCGCATCTAGAGCATTGAGCGCTCCGCCTTTTGTGCTGAACGTCAAGGGTTTGAAGACAACAATGTTTCTTTTTCACTCGTTTCACATTAGTTCGTTCTTAAATGCATTGAGTGATTGCACTGTTGGTTGGCTAGTTGCGCGCAAAATCATAACAGTAATTTTAGATTTGGTTGGAAACAGTAAAATGCATCAGTTCTCATACtcgcatatatatttacatatgtacgctACTTAATGCTCAGCTAATTGTAcatacatttcatttcaatagGAGTTATATAAAGCTAGGAACTCATTGAAGTCTATTCATAGAGCATTCGTTTCAAAGTAACTATCATTAAGAACTTTTGAGGTTAAAGTTTTCCAAGAGAAAAGGTCACCGAATTTCAGTTCGGTATCTTAACTTAGCAGACGAACCAAATCGAGTAGAACCGAACCGAGCCGAATACTCTAAAACATTTCGTATATTATAACCATTTATGATATAGAATCAGTTCAAATAAGTCActtcatataaataaagtatGAACTTAATACTGAAAAGtgtctttaaaaataaaaagaaatcaaactctacacATTCATCAAATTTCACCCGAACTGTACTCGTATAATATAAAAAGCTCGCCGtatttgaagttgaagttgctTGTCATTTTcagaaatcaaagaaaatatttagcaTTTCAGTACTATAATTCAATTTGAAACAAACCGTATATTATAGCCACAATTATAACGTAGAATGTGGCCGCCAATATTATTCAGTAATCTTACTTACTCAAGTTTGCATTAAGCAATTAAAACCAATCCacatttataatgatttttttcttcttttttaactcTCAAACAGATCTGGATGGCGATAGCCAGAACGAAGGTGGTCCAGCCGCTATGTCGGGCGTCGATACGGAGTCAGAATCAGATCAAGAAGCGGTGGTTGAAGATGAAGAGCCAGAAACACCATATGTGCCGCTCACCGAAGAAGAGTTCGGCTCTGTAAGTTcgttatttcaatattataagGTCttgagcaaaataaaaataagcattTAACAACTTCCTCCGTATCGCTTAGGTGGGTGAGCAGGTGGAAGAGCTTGCAGAGGAGAATAAAAGCTTAATTTGGATACTGGTTAAGCAAGTACGGCCAGGCATGGATCTGAGTAAGGTCGTCTTGCCGACATTTATACTCGAACCACGTTCATTTTTGGATAAGCTATCGGATTCATATTATCATGCGGACATTTTGTCGAGGTGAGTGTTGAAGAAAtcgtaaatttttgtaaattaaactgaattttatttaccaatctGCATTTAAAGGGCCGTCACCGAGGATGATCCCTTTACGCGCATGAAAACCGTTGTACAATGGTATCTATCAGGTTTCTATAAAAAACCCAAAGGCCTAAAGAAACCCTACAATCCAATATTGGGTGAGACGTTCCGTTGCTATTGGGAACATCCGAACGGTAGCCGTACATTCTACATTGCCGAACAGGTGTCACATCATCCACCCGTGTCGGCGTTTTATGTGACCAATCGCCAGGATGGTTTCTGCATCAGTTGCTCCATCTTGGCTAAATCGAAGTTCTATGGCAACAGCACATCTGCTGTACTGGAAGGCGTTGCCACACTCACGCTGTTACCACGTGGTGAAACGTACACATTGAATACACCATATGCCCATTGTAAGGGCATACTGGTGGGTACACTGTCCATGGAGTTGGGCGGCAAAGTGAACATTGAGTGCGAGAACACCGGTTACAAGACGGAACTGGAATTCAAGCTGAAACCATTCCTGGGTGGCTCGGATTATACCAATTTAATTTCGGGTAAAATTAAATTGGGCAAAGAGACCATGGCCACCATAAGTGGTCATTGGGATACCGAAATGACAATCAAAGAAGCTAAAACTGGCGAAGAAACGATACTTTTCAAAGCCGATCCGGATACGAAACAAAAGCGTCTGGTGCGCTATGTTGTACCGTTGGATGCGCAGCTAACAAACGAATCGGAACGTTTGTGGGAGAAAGTCTCCCTGGCGATACGCAACGACGATCAGGTTGGTGCAACCGAGGAGAAGACCGTGCTGGAGGAGGCGCAGCGCAACTCGGCAAAGGAACGTAAAGTATTATCGACGGATTGGATCCCAGTACATTTCAATTATGATCCCATAATATCGAAGGTGAGTTCATTGAACGTTAAAAAATAAGTCGTTGAAGTGCAATTAAGTTAAATGCATAAAGTTAAAGCTTCTTTTCAAAGaagtttatattgtatatacaaaagCAGTAAGTTATGAAGTTAAGGATTTGTTATGAAAATCTAAAGGTAATCAAATATAACTAAATTAGTAGTTTGGTGTGATCTGCAACATTCTAAAAGTAGTTTTTATGAACCAAGAGAGTTGGAGAATTCTGATTATCTGAAGAACACTTCgaaaaaagaatgaaaaaataaaaaaatcattcgaTTGGATTTTTAACGGtgcattttttcaaatttaacgaATTTAAAGTCgaagaaacaatttaaattaaaccaaACAATGAGACATAGCAACGGTTcaatttgctgtttttttggtttataactgtatttataaaatttattgtgtattatttatttatgtgtttggTGTTTTTAGTGTAATATTGTAatgattataatttaattttttataagtaatttgatgataattgtaattttttggttgcaattgtttttttttagttaattagttttattaatatgttAACCTAAAAATTACTTTGAGAAACTAATGGAAGCATAGTAAAACAAATGTATTAAGCTTTGGATAATTTATTCATTGTCTGAATGTTAAGAACTAGTagttattgtatgtatgtatttagttaaattttagttaACTTAGTTCCACTTAACTACATTATTGCTTATTCGATTCTCTCCCAACAGTGGATGTATAATTACGCTGACTTGCGTCCATGGGATCAACGCAACGATTTGAAGCAGTACGAGGCCAATTACAAAGTACTCACGAAGACACGCCATCGTGCGCCAATGGTGCGTAACCCGAGCATCGTGACTGCCGATCCAATGCAGTTAATTAAATCATCTTCTTTATTGAAGGTAAAGCATAAAAGCCATAGTGCGATACTGGGACTCTCACACGACGATGAAAAGTCCGATTCGAGTGTATCAAATCCGGATGTGAGCAAGGAGCCACACCAGAAATCGAACAAATCAATACGCAGGTAAGTGGTAACACTACTCTTTTACTTTACCCTtgagtataattaaatttattcatacaaaatatattttgtttcagATTGGCCACAGCTATTGAAAAGATGAATCACACGCTCGAGGAGCAAACGAAACAACTGCGTCTGATCCAAACAAATCTCGAGCGTATGCACTACAATCCGCGTCTGATGGGGTCGTCGACAGCTGGTGGCCGTTATGCTGATATTGTGCCACGCACTGTGCCACAAACGGTGGTTATAAAATCAATGGTTTACGCTTTCGTCGGTTTGGCAGCCTGCTTTGTCATGAAATGGATGTTTAAGTAAATCCATGTATCGCGTAACTGTAAAATGGGAGGCGGTTGAATTAGTTAGGTAAAACGCTTattgttaaaatattcattgatgtgttgttgttgtcagcgcATCGAGACCGTGTGCAATATGtttcacacaaacaacaaaaaatatacatacaatactgTACACTTAGCGTTGTAACCGTAATTAGCGCTTAACGTTACGGTTTCACGGTACACATTTCTAACGCGTAACTTTAAATGATCAACTTTAAAGTAATATGTTACTATATAGTATTAACTCAATTTCATGGTttatgttaagctattttttaaatatttttcctttgTATTTTTCGCGTTTAGGTTGTAAACTTTGCAAGAAACTCTTCACTACATgcatattattgttttatattccagacggtttgaaattattatgtaaatttatacatatatacatatatatttatatacataagctCATTATGTATTTGCATGTAAAGTGTAAAGAGATTTGTATGTTAATAAGTGagataattgtttttgtttttatttcattatggtAAAGAAATTTCGATGGCTTTTGAGATAAGTTCTACTGATCAGTGACTTATCTGgcaattgataaatttttttcactttagaCCTTAAAAGTAAGTTCAGTAAGAGCTGCAACTTCgacagtttttagtttttaaatcaTTCAGAAATTTAGTTAGTGTAACGTGAAGCAGTCTCGAGTAGAAATTCGCAgatttattattgttgaaaTCTTATACAATTGCTATAGTAATATCAAAAAACAAACTGGATTTGGTTTACACATATTTCCAACAACAATTATTTCCTTTGCTAAGTTGTTCTGAGGTTAGTTTTTTTGTGAGCAGAAATCGGtcgatttttctacaaaaaatttaatttctagttTTCTTTTTACAACCATTAATAGTTTAGTTAATATTAAGTGTCCGAATTTAATATGGACCCACTGTAAACATACCtaagaaatttgatttctttatAAAAGAGTACTTTTTAAAAGTCATTTACCTATAAATTTGTTTCCTTGACAACTACTAaaagtatgtatttttatttcaataaaattacaaataatttaagtctaaatataaagaagaagaagaagcttacGTCTGCGTGTTGTTTATTGTGCTAGCGCGATATTATGTAATttaactcatatatgtatgtatttcatattATGATTGTATGTAACGTGTCGTGATTTTTATCAACGAAGTAagacatttaaaatttaaaacacaatttataaatatttacgaaaaaacatttagtaaaatatctgtctctctctctcacacacacacactttaaaTCTCTCGGTCACACAACGCACCGTAACTGCATATgtattgaaaattcaaaattttttccaacaaataATAGCACCATGACAGGCATCAATCAACACGAGAAATCGCTTATTAGCCACCATTAGTCTATAGTAAGAATTGCTATGTACGCTTGTAAAATGAAATCTATTCTGTTAAGCAAACTACAAAGTGTAACACACGGCGATGATTATACCTACATAAGTACACAAAATGCTGTTAACATTTCAAGTCCAATAAACGAAACACTATACTTTAATGCGTTTGTGTTTTAATTCTGAAGGTGTGGAGTGCTGGGTATAAGTTgtggttggtattatattagcgtgaatatgtttataaataaaatgcagtttttattgtaaaaaatataactcactaataaagggtgtttcaagtagtggtacttttttcaatagccgtTTTTTGACAGAccacgcgtgagtcgtgtccAGCTTTTCGGCCTAGTGAGCGGGGtgttcgcaacaccatcacccatcttgagacccagcattcattattggataatattcgaccgaatagaccacgtccagtgaaaaaaatatagcagccgtagctgaggaTGTAcgcgaagaccgtggagagtcaaTTCGGCACCGTTCACAGCAACTCGGACCGACGTATGAAAATATTTGGCACCTTTACgccgagatcttaaattgaaagcgtacaaaatacagtttgtgcaagaactgaagccgcttacCAAACGACATCGCTTAGCTCTAGGGGCCAAATTCTTTTCAGCGATGGGCCTCAGGGCTGAGTATGTAAACAagaaaaattgccgcatttggaacGAAGAGATTGAAGAGGtgtcatttcatccagaaaaaacaacggttcgATGTGATTTGTGGGATcctcggtccatatttctttaaaaattatgcctgtgagaacgtaaccgtcaatggcgaccattATCATTccatgataaccgaatatttgatGTCTAACATTGAAGCTCATAATTCATTCATTAGGTTTCAaaaagacggcgccacttcccacacattgcATGAATTTATTGAGGGGACACTtgggtgagcagataatttcactttttggacctgtcgattggccaccaagatcatgtgaTATCGCGCTGTTAGACCTTTTCCTTTGGGGATaggtaaagtctaaagtctattccgacaatcccgcttcgattcatgccttggagcaaaacagcacgcgtgtcattcgccagttacaatTCGAAAagttcgaacgagtcatcgaaaattggactcaatggatggaccatctgagacgtagccgcggccaatatttgaaaaagataatctttaaaaaataaatgctaaagaatgttctttcaaatgaaaataaacgttccccattaaatttgaattttctgttttttgttttttctttaaaaaagtagagaACTTCGAAATGGATCCCACTTGATAATAGAGAATTATAACTTTCGAGATCGTTCCAAATACAATATATCCTCATAGCTAACATGAtaacaaaagatttttttattttgtaaaaactttatttttttatgatttatttgaatttattattttcagttaTAATACAGAGCTTTGATTTCTAAAAAAGGTGTATCAGTTTGTTCGTTATTTATTCAGATTAATTACCCCATGACGTATATAAATCCATTTTACGCTCGACTTTCATTTCCCATAGAGGTTATGTCTTTGTTGGTTTTTTAACTGCTAAAGCATTCCAATAAGAATTTCCTGTATATATTGTAACCAATCAGCTTTCCCACTTGATGACTGTTGATGTGGGCATAGCCTTACAAGATAGAGTACTCTTATCAGATCTCATCACCTTTGTTGATTTGATTTGCCCAAGATCATTAACAGTTATAAAGTAGACTTGCGACTGATCAGTGCTAAAAGATAtcaactttttcaaaaattaattatctttaatataaacaaatatttttgcacaaaaattcAATGTTGAGAATTATAAACAAAGAAGATTTAAACGGAAATGGAGTAGGAAAtcacacaaaataaattgtcaTTGAATGTCTCACAGCTAAAGCTTACTCAAAATCGTGCAAACATTTCAAAACTTTGATTTAGTCCGACATAAGTAGCAGTCAGTCAAAGCAGTGACAGTTCCTTTCAAATATCTGCAAATACACGCAATTGATTATAGAGTATAGTattgcatacaaatacataaaatatttaatatcaaatattgtGGAAATGCGCATAAACCTTAAAATCTAAATggatatagaaatattaaaagccACATGGGTATTTTCTGCTTACAAATATCGCTTTATTCTACATGAATTTTATTAAACGTTTTTGTTCTACGCACATTATAATTGGTTTTATACGTAATAGTACAATTATGCATGCTAAATATACTTtgcttgttgttcttgttttttttttttaatttactttattttatttttaccttttctgttttttgctttttgttcacAAAAACATCCGCACAAACAAGAagcgaacttttttttttttggaaacaaaaGAGAACAccctgtatgtgtatgtatatatatagcagAGGTTTGCAAGAGTAAGCGCATCAATTCATAGTATGTAGTTGACtacatataactcattttcatGACATCGCaggaattgttgttgtaacagtaATATGAAACTATCGTTATAAATACTCTGTGGATGGATAATTTGGACGCCAATTGCTTTTCGGAAAAAGTTGCAAACACTTTTGCTTAACTTTGCAGAACTCTGTTCTGAACTTTggaatatttttagatttccgttttttcttcaaatttattgctgagtaaatcaaaaaaaaaatcaaatattcggCAGTTATTACATAACAAATTCTAactaaaaatattctaaattttgttcaaagcttctatttacaattacaaatatggGTTCACAATTACTAAGCTTGGactattaaataaaaagcaGTTTACTCGGAGTCAAGTAGATAAAAGACAGTAATATCTACAAACACGTCAGAAAGTTTTTCTTCAGCTTCAAAGCacttaaatatctaaaaaattgtAGATTGAAAATTTGAAGCTTCTATATTAACTTTGTTGCAATCATTCCCATAATGCCATAATAGATTGCACTGGATATACTAAAACAAAcagttaacaacaaaaattaacgtTTACGCAATAACGGTTGACAATTGAAACAAACTTTTACAAAGGAACGGACTGCATGCCAAATTACTTAAGAGGGCCAATCAGGAGAAGTCAGATATTCACAACGACAAACTGTAAGATATTACTATTGCAGAAGCAACTTTCCTGGAGCCTGAATTcaacagtgttgttgttgtattgttagtCATACGAAATTCGCACTTACTCTCGCAGCTCTCTttagtatatgtataataaatttacatGGACAATACATATTGCACAGCAGGTAGGTAACTCATTACGTTTAGCAGCTGATTATAGTTATTTGAACATCGAACTAACAATGTTGTTGCCTTACTACCATTGTTCGCATCCACCTGTAACAACGTGTGGTGTGGTGTGGTAGGTATGCGCCGATAATGCCATTTAAAACATGTTTATTGGTTGTGTGTGTGGATTATTTGTTATCTGCCAAATTGCCAACTTTCCAATTGGGCTAGTTAGAGCCAATacatctattattatttttattttttttactgcaTCTGCATCTAGCTTTAGAACCACCAACGTCATTATACTTATTACTGGttataattatgtatttgcATGGCCATTTCTTAACAATTGTGAATTCTGACATGATTAATTAGAGTGCTTTTCTGCCGGAATTGCTTAGGGCAATAGGAACAGCTGTAGGGCTTTTCGCCAGTATGTATCTTCAAGTGATTATTCAAGGTGGACAATTGTCGAAAATTCGACTCGCACACTTTGCATTTATATGGCTTTTCGCCGGTGTGCGTCTTAATGTGGTTAGCCAGAGTGCTTTGTTGTGAGAAGGCCTTGCGGCAAATGGCGCACGGGAACGGGCGATCCGGACTCTCCAGCATTAAGCTGTCGGCCTCGTTTTTGAAACGGCGACTGGTATTGGGATTGAATGGCTCCTTCGTAATGGTGCTAACTGTTGTATTGCTATCGAGAAAATGCAAAAGTGGATGTTCGGCTTGCAACTGCTGGTGTACCATGTTATTGAGTGGTGGATGTTCTCCATGTGCCACAAGAGTTGATGTCATATGGTTGATGCCATGTGGtgctgccattgttgttgttgttgttggcactgCATTCGAATTGCTGGCGGCTGTTTGcgtgtaaatttaaataaaagctttGTTAGGGGGAAATTGGAGTTAAAATTTCTCAGTCGAACGGCGAACACACAAAAGGCTCACCTGTGGTGTGTGTCTTCATGTGATTGGTTAGAGTGCTCTGCTGTCGAAATTGCATGGAACAAAAGGAACAGGCATATGGCTTATCACCGGTATGGATCTTTTTGTGATTGGTTAAAGTGGCCAGTTGTGTGAAGGACTTATCGCATGTGTCACATTTATACGGCTTGGGATCGATGTGTGTCCGCTCATGGTTGTGTAGTGTACTCAATTGTGGGAAACGTCTTTTGCATACATTGCACTGATACGGTTTGACCAGCTCCTCGGCCTGCGGTGAGCTGTAGCTACCAGTATATAGGGTTTTTGTTATGGATCGATTTTGATAGTCTACCATTTGATTTTGAGCCAATTTCGAA
This genomic interval carries:
- the LOC105213320 gene encoding oxysterol-binding protein-related protein 8 isoform X7 produces the protein MWPPILFNLDGDSQNEGGPAAMSGVDTESESDQEAVVEDEEPETPYVPLTEEEFGSVGEQVEELAEENKSLIWILVKQVRPGMDLSKVVLPTFILEPRSFLDKLSDSYYHADILSRAVTEDDPFTRMKTVVQWYLSGFYKKPKGLKKPYNPILGETFRCYWEHPNGSRTFYIAEQVSHHPPVSAFYVTNRQDGFCISCSILAKSKFYGNSTSAVLEGVATLTLLPRGETYTLNTPYAHCKGILVGTLSMELGGKVNIECENTGYKTELEFKLKPFLGGSDYTNLISGKIKLGKETMATISGHWDTEMTIKEAKTGEETILFKADPDTKQKRLVRYVVPLDAQLTNESERLWEKVSLAIRNDDQVGATEEKTVLEEAQRNSAKERKVLSTDWIPVHFNYDPIISKWMYNYADLRPWDQRNDLKQYEANYKVLTKTRHRAPMVRNPSIVTADPMQLIKSSSLLKVKHKSHSAILGLSHDDEKSDSSVSNPDVSKEPHQKSNKSIRRLATAIEKMNHTLEEQTKQLRLIQTNLERMHYNPRLMGSSTAGGRYADIVPRTVPQTVVIKSMVYAFVGLAACFVMKWMFK
- the LOC105213320 gene encoding oxysterol-binding protein-related protein 8 isoform X6: MWPPILFSNLTYSNLDGDSQNEGGPAAMSGVDTESESDQEAVVEDEEPETPYVPLTEEEFGSVGEQVEELAEENKSLIWILVKQVRPGMDLSKVVLPTFILEPRSFLDKLSDSYYHADILSRAVTEDDPFTRMKTVVQWYLSGFYKKPKGLKKPYNPILGETFRCYWEHPNGSRTFYIAEQVSHHPPVSAFYVTNRQDGFCISCSILAKSKFYGNSTSAVLEGVATLTLLPRGETYTLNTPYAHCKGILVGTLSMELGGKVNIECENTGYKTELEFKLKPFLGGSDYTNLISGKIKLGKETMATISGHWDTEMTIKEAKTGEETILFKADPDTKQKRLVRYVVPLDAQLTNESERLWEKVSLAIRNDDQVGATEEKTVLEEAQRNSAKERKVLSTDWIPVHFNYDPIISKWMYNYADLRPWDQRNDLKQYEANYKVLTKTRHRAPMVRNPSIVTADPMQLIKSSSLLKVKHKSHSAILGLSHDDEKSDSSVSNPDVSKEPHQKSNKSIRRLATAIEKMNHTLEEQTKQLRLIQTNLERMHYNPRLMGSSTAGGRYADIVPRTVPQTVVIKSMVYAFVGLAACFVMKWMFK